A genome region from Micromonospora inyonensis includes the following:
- a CDS encoding IS5 family transposase, with protein MPAIPAWLIEPLWVQFAALLPDRPTYQPTHPLGCHRKRIDDRIVFDKLVQVLRFGCAYEAIADATCSATTIRGRRDEWIELGVFAQLKQIALDAYDRLVGLVLDDIAVDGCITKAPGGGEAAGRSPVDRGKQGMKRSLMVDGYGIPLGRVLAGANRHDSPLLGPTLDHLDDLGPLPQAITVHLDAGYDSQVTRALLAERGLTGEIAHKGDKAPIQASQRWHVERTNSWHNAFNRLQRCYERTEKVIDAFFDLADAIITVRSLIRRAWTLYRWNNRPARRR; from the coding sequence GTGCCTGCCATCCCAGCATGGCTGATCGAGCCGTTGTGGGTCCAGTTCGCCGCGCTGCTCCCCGATCGGCCGACCTACCAACCGACACATCCGCTGGGCTGTCACCGCAAGCGGATCGATGACCGCATCGTGTTCGACAAGCTGGTCCAGGTGTTGCGGTTCGGCTGCGCCTACGAGGCGATCGCCGATGCCACCTGTTCGGCCACCACGATCCGCGGCCGCCGTGACGAGTGGATAGAGCTTGGGGTGTTCGCCCAGCTCAAACAGATCGCCCTGGACGCCTACGACCGGCTCGTCGGCCTGGTCCTCGACGACATCGCCGTGGACGGCTGCATCACCAAGGCTCCCGGCGGCGGCGAGGCCGCCGGACGCTCACCGGTCGACCGGGGCAAGCAGGGCATGAAACGCTCGTTGATGGTCGACGGCTACGGCATCCCCCTCGGCCGGGTCCTGGCCGGCGCGAACCGACACGACTCACCCCTGCTCGGCCCCACCCTCGACCACCTCGACGACCTCGGCCCACTACCCCAGGCCATCACGGTGCACCTCGACGCCGGATACGACTCCCAGGTCACCCGCGCCCTGCTGGCCGAGCGCGGCCTGACCGGTGAGATCGCCCACAAGGGCGACAAGGCGCCCATCCAGGCGAGCCAACGGTGGCACGTCGAACGGACGAACAGCTGGCACAACGCGTTCAACCGGCTGCAACGCTGCTACGAACGAACAGAGAAGGTCATCGACGCCTTCTTCGACCTCGCCGACGCGATCATCACCGTCCGCAGCCTCATCCGGCGTGCATGGACCCTCTACCGGTGGAACAACCGACCCGCCCGCCGCCGATGA
- a CDS encoding glutamate--cysteine ligase has translation MGRDVAQGAFSREDRVRYRQKVRRCLDVFALMLDDFGFDADRPMTGLEIELNLVDPAAEPAMRNDEILAAIADPLFQTELGRFNLELNANPRLIGGRGFSEYEEDLRGSLSRAGERAARSDATIVMVGILPTLTERHLVADNLSTNQRYRVLNDQIVGARGEDIELDIRGVELLQTHTDSIAPEAACTSLQFHLQVAPDSFADYWNASQAIAGVQVAVGANSPYLYGRQLWAETRIALFEQATDTRPDELKAQGVRPRVWFGERWVTSIFDLFEENVRYFPPLLPICDDEDPVDVLHAGGVPELSELRLHNGTVYRWNRPVYDIMAGRPHLRVENRVLPAGPTVVDMLANAAFYFGLARGLAESDRPIWSQLTFSSAEENFHVAARRGLGAVLHWPRLGDVPVSQLVLDVLLPKAATGLDRFGVDPAERDRLLGIIEQRCRTGRNGAVWQTETVWAAERHRGMDRDAALHHMVRRYAELQRTNEPVHTWPVD, from the coding sequence ATGGGCAGGGACGTCGCGCAGGGCGCCTTCTCCCGAGAGGACCGGGTCCGCTATCGGCAGAAGGTCCGACGGTGTCTGGACGTGTTCGCGCTGATGCTCGACGACTTCGGCTTCGACGCGGACCGTCCGATGACCGGACTGGAGATCGAACTCAACCTGGTCGACCCCGCGGCCGAGCCGGCGATGCGGAACGACGAGATCCTCGCCGCCATCGCCGACCCGCTGTTCCAGACCGAACTGGGGCGGTTCAACCTCGAACTCAACGCCAACCCCCGGTTGATCGGCGGCCGGGGCTTTTCCGAGTACGAGGAGGACCTGCGCGGCAGCCTGAGCCGGGCCGGCGAGCGGGCCGCGCGGTCCGACGCCACCATCGTCATGGTCGGTATCCTGCCGACCCTGACCGAGCGGCACCTGGTGGCCGACAACCTCTCCACCAACCAGCGCTACCGGGTGCTCAACGACCAGATCGTGGGGGCCCGGGGCGAGGATATCGAACTCGACATCCGGGGCGTGGAGCTGCTGCAGACGCACACCGACTCGATCGCCCCCGAGGCGGCCTGTACCAGCCTCCAGTTCCACCTCCAGGTCGCCCCGGACAGCTTCGCCGACTACTGGAACGCCTCCCAGGCCATCGCCGGGGTGCAGGTCGCGGTCGGGGCCAACTCGCCGTACCTCTATGGCCGGCAGCTCTGGGCCGAGACCCGGATCGCCCTCTTCGAGCAGGCCACCGACACCCGGCCGGACGAACTGAAGGCTCAGGGGGTACGCCCCCGGGTGTGGTTCGGCGAACGGTGGGTGACCTCGATCTTCGACCTGTTCGAGGAGAACGTCCGGTACTTCCCGCCGCTGCTGCCGATCTGCGACGACGAGGACCCGGTCGACGTGCTGCACGCCGGTGGGGTCCCCGAGTTGAGCGAGCTACGGCTGCACAACGGCACCGTCTACCGCTGGAACCGGCCGGTCTACGACATCATGGCCGGCCGCCCCCACCTGCGGGTCGAGAACCGGGTGCTGCCCGCCGGACCCACGGTGGTGGACATGCTGGCCAACGCCGCCTTCTACTTCGGGCTCGCCCGTGGCCTCGCCGAGTCCGACCGTCCCATCTGGAGCCAGCTCACCTTCAGCTCCGCCGAGGAGAACTTCCACGTCGCCGCCCGGCGCGGCCTGGGTGCGGTGCTGCACTGGCCCCGGCTGGGCGACGTGCCGGTGAGCCAGCTGGTGCTCGACGTGCTGCTGCCGAAGGCGGCGACCGGGCTGGACCGGTTCGGCGTCGACCCGGCGGAGCGCGACCGTCTGCTCGGCATCATCGAGCAGCGCTGCCGCACCGGCCGTAACGGTGCGGTCTGGCAGACCGAGACGGTCTGGGCGGCGGAGCGGCACCGGGGCATGGACCGCGACGCGGCACTGCACCACATGGTGCGGCGCTACGCCGAGCTGCAACGCACCAACGAACCGGTGCACACCTGGCCGGTGGACTGA
- a CDS encoding PASTA domain-containing protein, giving the protein MESSASPGGPGARPATTSWSGRAEVPPPRSVRQEAPGEWYVEEQGDRRWWMPILVASVALTVLATLGLGLWLVVRTGSDGTPRAPLPSPSPAPPTAGPPTTGAATTPARVPMPDLVGLPRSAAEAALDRLGLGYRSELRRSGRPAGTVIGTEPQAGERVPLGTDVTLVVSEGSGPSTLPTTPDRTSAPTPTATRAPTTGATGGAVTTSVGAIPR; this is encoded by the coding sequence GTGGAGTCGTCGGCGTCGCCCGGCGGACCGGGGGCGCGGCCCGCGACCACCTCCTGGTCGGGCCGGGCGGAGGTGCCGCCGCCGAGGTCCGTACGGCAGGAGGCCCCGGGCGAGTGGTACGTGGAGGAGCAGGGCGACCGACGGTGGTGGATGCCGATCCTGGTGGCCTCGGTGGCGCTGACCGTCCTCGCCACGCTGGGTCTGGGCCTGTGGTTGGTCGTCCGAACCGGATCGGACGGGACTCCCCGGGCACCCCTGCCCTCGCCGAGCCCCGCTCCGCCGACGGCCGGCCCGCCGACCACCGGGGCGGCGACCACACCGGCCCGGGTCCCCATGCCGGACCTGGTGGGGCTGCCCAGGTCGGCGGCCGAGGCGGCGTTGGACCGGCTGGGACTGGGGTACCGGTCGGAACTGCGCCGGTCGGGACGACCGGCCGGGACGGTGATCGGGACCGAGCCGCAGGCGGGTGAGCGGGTACCGCTCGGCACCGACGTCACCCTGGTCGTCTCCGAGGGCAGCGGGCCGTCCACCTTGCCGACGACGCCGGATCGGACGTCGGCCCCCACTCCGACCGCCACCCGCGCCCCGACCACCGGCGCGACCGGAGGAGCCGTCACCACATCCGTCGGCGCGATCCCACGATGA
- a CDS encoding helix-turn-helix domain-containing protein, with protein MSERRSPTIRRRRLGAELRRLREAAGTTIEAVAERLECSASKVSRIETGHTSVTPRDVRDMLAIYGVPEAESEELVQIAREARQRGWWHPYNSVLSGAYVGLEDAAGSMRAYEQQVVPGLLQTADYARAMIELARPDMPADEVDQRVRVRSNRQSLLTQDVPIDLWVVLDEAVVSRPVGSDEVMRAQMARLVELAELPNVTIQVLPFHVGAHAAMDGSFTILDFPEPGDPDVVYAENATGGLFLEKSDELRRYNYIFDQIRTQAMLPEASIAHIAELAEEPLWKWRPRGSSRT; from the coding sequence GTGAGTGAACGCCGAAGCCCCACGATCCGACGTCGCCGGCTCGGCGCGGAACTGCGCCGGCTGCGTGAGGCAGCCGGGACCACCATCGAGGCCGTGGCCGAGCGGTTGGAGTGCTCGGCGTCGAAGGTCTCGCGTATCGAGACCGGCCACACCTCGGTCACCCCTCGCGACGTGCGGGACATGCTCGCGATCTACGGGGTGCCGGAGGCCGAGAGCGAGGAGCTGGTGCAGATCGCCCGGGAGGCGCGCCAGCGGGGATGGTGGCACCCGTACAATTCGGTGCTCTCCGGGGCGTACGTCGGGCTGGAGGACGCCGCCGGTTCGATGCGGGCGTACGAACAGCAGGTGGTGCCGGGACTGCTCCAGACAGCCGACTACGCCCGGGCGATGATCGAGCTCGCCCGCCCGGACATGCCGGCCGACGAGGTGGACCAGAGGGTGCGTGTCCGTTCCAACCGCCAGTCGTTACTGACCCAGGACGTTCCGATCGATCTTTGGGTGGTGCTCGATGAGGCGGTGGTGAGCCGGCCGGTGGGCAGTGACGAGGTGATGCGTGCGCAGATGGCCCGGCTGGTGGAACTGGCCGAGCTGCCGAACGTCACCATCCAGGTGCTGCCCTTCCACGTCGGGGCTCATGCGGCCATGGACGGCTCGTTCACGATCCTCGACTTCCCCGAGCCCGGTGATCCGGATGTCGTGTATGCGGAAAACGCCACGGGTGGGCTCTTCCTGGAGAAGAGCGACGAGCTTCGGCGCTACAACTACATCTTCGACCAGATTCGAACCCAGGCCATGCTACCGGAGGCGTCCATCGCACACATCGCAGAACTGGCAGAGGAGCCGTTGTGGAAATGGCGACCAAGAGGGTCCTCGCGGACCTGA
- a CDS encoding DUF397 domain-containing protein: protein MATKRVLADLTHASWFKSSRSGPNCDNCVEVAFVTGAVGVRDSKDPTGPALVFAPGDWLAFVGGTRREAFGRG, encoded by the coding sequence ATGGCGACCAAGAGGGTCCTCGCGGACCTGACGCACGCATCGTGGTTCAAGAGCTCGCGCAGCGGGCCGAACTGCGACAACTGCGTGGAGGTGGCGTTCGTGACCGGGGCGGTCGGGGTCCGTGACTCGAAGGACCCGACCGGGCCTGCCCTGGTGTTCGCCCCCGGTGACTGGCTCGCCTTCGTCGGCGGCACCAGGCGGGAGGCGTTCGGCCGCGGCTGA
- a CDS encoding S8 family peptidase, with translation MRLPRRSILVGVAAVSMAATATPALAAEPVGSILRAGGATAVADSYIVVFKDTTVARTKVSDNAKRLVDKHGGQVARTYSAALRGFEVQGDAKTAARIAADPAVAYVEQNHTVSIAATQSPTPSWGLDRSDQRALPLDNSYTYPGTASNVTAYIVDTGIRTTHSDFGGRAVWGTNTADTNNTDCNGHGTHVAGTVGGTAYGIAKGVKLVAVKVLNCQGSGTNAGVIGGVDWVTANAQKPAVANMSLGGGANATLDTAVRNSIASGVTYGLAAGNSNNDACTGSPGRTPEGITVGATTNTDARSSFSSFGSCLDIFAPGSSIVSAWNTSDTATNNISGTSMATPHVVGAAALVAGANPTWTPQQVRDKLVNDTTSGVVTNPGTGSPNKLLYVANSDTPPTNDFSVSVSPASGSTAPGGAVTATVNTATTNGSAQSVSLSASGLPSGATASFNPATVTSGASSALTIRTSESTPAGTYSVTVTGTAASGSRTATYSLTVTGNGGGSCSGTNDTDVAIPDPGTATSSITISGCGRAASATSTVSVNIVHTYRGDLVIDLIAPDGTAYRLKNYSLFDGADNVIATYPANLAGEAADGTWRLQVRDVFSGDTGNINTWSLNL, from the coding sequence ATGCGTCTCCCACGCAGGTCGATTCTGGTTGGGGTGGCCGCCGTGTCGATGGCGGCGACCGCCACGCCGGCGCTGGCCGCAGAGCCTGTCGGTAGCATCCTGAGAGCCGGCGGTGCCACCGCCGTCGCCGACAGCTACATCGTTGTGTTCAAGGACACCACGGTCGCCCGGACCAAGGTGAGCGACAACGCCAAGCGGCTGGTCGACAAGCACGGCGGCCAGGTCGCCCGGACCTACAGCGCCGCGCTGCGCGGCTTCGAGGTCCAAGGCGACGCCAAGACCGCGGCCCGGATCGCGGCGGACCCCGCCGTCGCGTACGTCGAGCAGAACCACACGGTCAGCATCGCCGCCACCCAGAGCCCGACGCCCTCGTGGGGTCTGGACCGGTCCGACCAGCGGGCACTGCCGCTGGACAACTCGTACACGTACCCCGGTACGGCGAGCAACGTCACCGCCTACATCGTCGACACCGGCATCCGGACCACCCACAGCGACTTCGGTGGCCGGGCGGTCTGGGGCACCAACACGGCAGACACCAACAACACCGACTGCAACGGGCACGGCACGCACGTCGCCGGCACGGTCGGCGGTACGGCGTACGGTATCGCCAAGGGTGTCAAGCTGGTCGCCGTCAAGGTGCTCAACTGCCAGGGCAGCGGCACCAACGCCGGCGTCATCGGCGGCGTGGACTGGGTGACCGCGAACGCGCAGAAGCCGGCCGTGGCCAACATGAGCCTCGGCGGTGGCGCCAACGCGACGCTCGACACCGCGGTCCGCAACTCCATCGCCTCGGGTGTGACCTACGGTCTGGCCGCCGGCAACAGCAACAACGACGCCTGCACCGGCTCGCCGGGTCGTACCCCCGAGGGCATCACGGTCGGCGCGACGACCAACACCGACGCCCGGTCGTCCTTCTCGAGCTTCGGCAGCTGCCTGGACATCTTCGCGCCGGGCTCGTCGATCGTCTCGGCGTGGAACACCAGCGACACCGCCACCAACAACATCAGCGGCACCTCGATGGCCACGCCGCACGTGGTCGGCGCGGCGGCCCTGGTGGCCGGCGCCAACCCGACCTGGACCCCGCAGCAGGTCCGGGACAAGCTGGTCAACGACACCACGAGCGGTGTGGTGACCAACCCCGGGACGGGTTCGCCGAACAAGCTGCTCTACGTCGCCAACAGCGACACCCCGCCGACGAACGACTTCTCCGTCTCGGTCTCGCCGGCCTCCGGCTCGACCGCGCCGGGCGGTGCGGTGACCGCCACCGTCAACACCGCCACCACCAACGGTTCCGCCCAGTCGGTGAGCCTCTCGGCCAGCGGGCTGCCCTCCGGGGCGACCGCCTCGTTCAACCCGGCCACCGTCACCTCGGGTGCCTCCTCGGCGCTGACCATCAGGACCTCGGAGAGCACCCCGGCCGGCACCTACTCGGTGACCGTGACCGGCACCGCGGCCTCGGGCAGCCGGACCGCGACCTACTCGCTGACGGTGACCGGCAACGGTGGCGGCAGCTGCTCCGGCACCAACGACACCGACGTGGCGATCCCGGACCCGGGCACCGCCACCAGCTCGATCACCATCTCCGGCTGCGGCCGGGCCGCCTCGGCCACCTCGACCGTGTCGGTGAACATCGTGCACACCTACCGTGGTGACCTGGTCATCGACCTGATCGCCCCGGACGGCACCGCGTACCGCCTGAAGAACTACTCCCTCTTCGACGGCGCGGACAACGTCATCGCCACCTACCCGGCGAACCTCGCCGGTGAGGCGGCCGACGGCACCTGGCGTCTCCAGGTGCGGGACGTCTTCAGCGGCGACACGGGCAACATCAACACCTGGTCGCTGAACCTGTAA
- a CDS encoding WecB/TagA/CpsF family glycosyltransferase: MTSRKRNVLGVLVDATDYAAATEEVVLAARERRPMALTALAVHGVMTGVLDPAHNARLNSFDVVTPDGQPVRWALNLLHSAGLDDRVYGPELTLRVLARFADEGLPVYLYGSTEETLSRLIPALERMFPALKIAGVEPSKFRQVQPGEDVEIADRIRASGARLVLVGLGCPRQEVFTYAMRPLLDMPLMAVGAAFDYHAGLLRNPPPWMQRAGLEWFWRLGLEPKRLWKRYVILNPAYLARLGAQKTGLWKARPPAPAAERLSTFAV, encoded by the coding sequence ATGACCTCGCGCAAGCGCAACGTGCTCGGCGTCCTGGTGGACGCCACCGACTACGCCGCCGCCACCGAGGAGGTGGTCCTGGCCGCCCGCGAGCGGCGGCCGATGGCGCTGACCGCGTTGGCCGTGCACGGCGTGATGACCGGTGTCCTCGACCCGGCGCACAACGCCCGGCTGAACTCCTTCGACGTGGTCACCCCGGACGGTCAGCCGGTGCGCTGGGCGCTCAACCTGCTGCACTCCGCCGGACTGGACGACCGGGTGTACGGCCCGGAGCTGACCCTGCGGGTGCTCGCCCGGTTCGCCGACGAGGGCCTGCCGGTCTACCTCTACGGTTCCACGGAGGAGACGCTGAGCCGCCTGATCCCGGCGCTGGAGCGGATGTTCCCGGCCCTGAAGATCGCCGGGGTGGAGCCGTCGAAGTTCCGTCAGGTGCAGCCGGGCGAGGACGTCGAGATCGCCGACCGGATCCGGGCGAGCGGGGCGCGGCTCGTCCTGGTCGGGCTGGGCTGCCCGCGCCAGGAAGTCTTCACGTACGCCATGCGACCGCTGCTGGACATGCCGCTGATGGCGGTCGGGGCGGCCTTCGACTACCACGCCGGGCTGCTGCGCAACCCCCCGCCGTGGATGCAGCGGGCCGGACTGGAGTGGTTCTGGCGGCTCGGTCTGGAGCCGAAGCGGCTCTGGAAGCGGTACGTCATCCTCAACCCGGCCTACCTGGCCCGACTCGGCGCGCAGAAGACCGGCTTGTGGAAGGCCCGTCCGCCGGCACCGGCCGCCGAGCGCCTGTCGACCTTCGCCGTCTGA
- a CDS encoding NAD-dependent epimerase/dehydratase family protein, with protein sequence MSVAVVTGSGGLIGSEAVRHFAGLGLQVVGIDNDMRQEFFGAEASTAWNVRRLADELGAAYSHHGIDIRDRDALAALFRRYGRDVVVVIHTAAQPSHDWAVRDPFTDFDVNAAGTLNVLQNVREHCIDAAVIHCSTNKVYGDRPNSLPLVELETRWEIEPGHPYEQGIREDMSIDSCLHSIFGASKVAADVMVQEYGRYFDMRTACFRGGTLTGPAHSATELHGFLAYVMRCNMERRTYKIFGYQGKMVRDAIHSSDVVSAFEAFFRNPRSAAVYNLGGGRHSNTSHREAFALAEQITGQEMTTEYVEANRVGDHKWWIGSNEAFQRDYPDWKQVYDVPMILREIYEANVEKWVPQS encoded by the coding sequence GTGAGTGTCGCGGTGGTGACCGGTTCGGGCGGTCTGATCGGCTCGGAGGCGGTTCGGCACTTCGCCGGTCTCGGTCTCCAGGTGGTCGGCATCGACAACGACATGCGGCAGGAGTTCTTCGGCGCCGAGGCGTCCACCGCGTGGAACGTGCGCCGGCTCGCCGACGAGCTCGGCGCGGCGTACTCGCACCACGGCATCGACATCCGCGACCGGGACGCGCTGGCGGCGCTGTTCCGCCGCTACGGCCGGGACGTGGTCGTGGTGATCCACACCGCCGCTCAGCCCTCGCACGACTGGGCGGTGCGGGACCCGTTCACCGACTTCGACGTGAACGCGGCGGGCACCCTCAACGTGCTGCAGAACGTCCGGGAGCACTGCATCGACGCGGCGGTGATCCACTGCTCGACCAACAAGGTCTACGGCGACCGGCCGAACAGCCTGCCCCTGGTCGAGTTGGAGACGCGCTGGGAGATCGAGCCGGGGCACCCGTACGAGCAGGGCATCCGGGAGGACATGTCCATCGACTCCTGCCTGCACTCGATCTTCGGGGCCTCGAAGGTCGCCGCCGACGTCATGGTCCAGGAGTACGGGCGCTACTTCGACATGAGGACCGCCTGCTTCCGGGGCGGCACGCTCACCGGCCCCGCGCACTCGGCCACCGAGCTGCACGGCTTCCTGGCGTACGTGATGCGCTGCAACATGGAGCGCCGGACGTACAAGATCTTCGGGTACCAGGGCAAGATGGTCCGGGACGCCATCCACAGCTCGGACGTGGTCTCGGCGTTCGAGGCGTTCTTCCGCAACCCGCGCTCGGCGGCGGTGTACAACCTCGGCGGCGGCCGGCACTCCAACACCTCCCACCGCGAGGCCTTCGCGCTGGCCGAGCAGATCACCGGCCAGGAGATGACCACCGAGTACGTCGAGGCCAACCGGGTCGGCGACCACAAGTGGTGGATCGGGTCCAACGAGGCGTTCCAGCGGGACTACCCGGACTGGAAGCAGGTCTACGACGTACCGATGATCCTGCGGGAGATCTACGAGGCCAACGTGGAGAAGTGGGTGCCGCAGTCATGA
- a CDS encoding FhaA domain-containing protein translates to MSSGPEEEPVSVLQRFEKRLEGLVEGAFAKVFKGVVHPVEILNAMQREAEAHKAILAGGRTLVPNRYVIDLSPYDHSRLAPYAAALAQELAQSQAEFIGEQAWTVYGDVIVEIERGEGLDTGMFRVTAEVYTGGEVAPVSAPGYDAGPPGYPAYDQGGGYGPPPGHGGARNVRLVSGDGRTYPLQMGSTVIGRGDQANLRLPDVGISRRHARLDFDGGQVVLTDLGSTNGTMVNGQRVSAVALSPGDMIQLGTTTLTFRVDG, encoded by the coding sequence ATGTCCTCGGGACCCGAGGAGGAGCCGGTGAGCGTGCTGCAACGCTTCGAGAAGCGTCTGGAAGGCCTGGTCGAAGGAGCCTTCGCCAAGGTCTTCAAGGGTGTTGTCCACCCCGTGGAGATCCTGAACGCCATGCAGCGGGAGGCTGAGGCGCACAAGGCGATCCTGGCTGGTGGGCGCACTCTCGTGCCCAACCGCTACGTGATCGATCTCTCGCCGTACGACCACAGCCGGCTGGCGCCGTACGCCGCCGCGCTCGCCCAGGAGCTGGCCCAGTCTCAGGCCGAGTTCATCGGCGAGCAGGCGTGGACGGTCTACGGCGACGTGATCGTCGAGATCGAGCGCGGCGAGGGGCTGGACACGGGCATGTTCCGGGTCACGGCCGAGGTCTACACCGGCGGCGAGGTGGCCCCGGTGTCGGCTCCCGGCTACGACGCCGGGCCGCCCGGATACCCCGCGTACGACCAGGGTGGCGGCTACGGCCCGCCCCCCGGCCACGGTGGCGCGCGCAACGTCCGGCTGGTTTCCGGCGACGGTCGCACCTACCCGCTCCAGATGGGCTCGACGGTGATCGGCCGGGGCGACCAGGCCAACCTGCGCCTGCCCGACGTCGGCATCTCCCGCCGACACGCCCGGCTGGACTTCGACGGTGGTCAGGTCGTGCTCACCGACCTTGGTTCGACCAACGGCACGATGGTCAACGGTCAGCGGGTCTCCGCCGTCGCGCTAAGCCCGGGCGACATGATCCAGCTCGGTACCACCACCCTGACCTTCCGCGTGGACGGCTGA
- a CDS encoding FHA domain-containing protein FhaB/FipA → MPELVITVARFGFLILLWIFVFTVVGVIRRDLFAGARSGRLVAAPRSVGAATNQAAAKPAKVKRGRAAHQLVVTAGQLAGTRITLGEAPITIGRAEDSTLVITDDYASARHARLLPRDGQWFVEDLGSTNGTYLDRAKVTGPTPVPLGVPIRIGRTSLELRP, encoded by the coding sequence TTGCCCGAACTCGTCATCACCGTCGCCCGGTTCGGGTTCCTCATCCTCCTGTGGATCTTCGTGTTCACGGTGGTGGGGGTGATCCGGCGGGACCTCTTCGCAGGTGCCCGCTCCGGCCGGCTGGTGGCCGCCCCCCGTTCGGTCGGCGCCGCCACCAACCAGGCGGCGGCGAAACCCGCCAAGGTCAAGCGGGGGCGGGCCGCCCACCAGCTCGTGGTCACCGCCGGGCAACTCGCCGGCACCCGGATCACCCTGGGCGAAGCGCCGATAACCATCGGCCGGGCGGAGGACTCCACCCTGGTCATCACCGATGACTACGCCTCCGCACGCCACGCCCGGCTGCTGCCCCGTGACGGGCAGTGGTTCGTCGAGGACCTCGGCTCGACTAACGGCACCTATCTGGATCGCGCTAAGGTCACCGGACCAACCCCCGTCCCCCTCGGCGTGCCGATCCGTATCGGCCGCACTTCTCTCGAATTACGGCCATGA
- a CDS encoding BofC C-terminal domain-containing protein, whose product MTLTLRYAAHSDRGLIRDGNQDSVYAGPRLLAVADGMGGMAAGDVASNIVIGAMAPLDEDVPGDALVDALRQAVDTANQQLRDTVDANPQLEGMGTTLTAILFSGTKLGMVHIGDSRAYLLRNGEFAQVTKDDTYVQMLVDEGRISAEEASSHPQRSLLTRALDGRDIDPEYSVRQVLPGDRYLICSDGLSGVVSAETIADTMREYTDPQQCVERLVQLALRGGGPDNITVIIADATDHDIVEASPIVGGAAARDRGMATSADVSTPAARASALNAPRPPVPEEPSANRDDEPERRRHRPLRTALLLVVLLALLGGGLFAGWSYTQRQYYVGATDDGQLAVFQGVPGQIAGLDLSNVHRTSAADLEDLTPAAQERVKQGIQAKSESDATRRLAELTDDDPANPNLKPICPPSPTTSPTVTTPVPTATPAAGGRVTPTPSAAPSVTPTPDALPTDTVPPVLEPAGCRSPE is encoded by the coding sequence ATGACTCTGACCCTGCGCTATGCGGCCCACAGCGACCGCGGTCTGATCCGAGACGGTAACCAGGACTCCGTCTACGCCGGACCGCGGCTACTCGCCGTCGCCGACGGCATGGGCGGCATGGCCGCCGGTGACGTCGCCAGCAACATCGTCATCGGTGCCATGGCGCCGCTCGACGAGGACGTCCCGGGGGACGCACTCGTCGACGCGTTGCGACAGGCCGTGGACACCGCCAACCAGCAGCTCCGTGACACGGTGGACGCCAATCCCCAGCTGGAGGGGATGGGAACCACGCTCACCGCGATCCTCTTCTCCGGCACCAAGCTCGGCATGGTGCACATCGGAGACTCGCGGGCGTATCTCCTCCGTAACGGCGAGTTCGCCCAGGTCACCAAGGACGACACCTACGTCCAGATGCTCGTCGACGAGGGCCGGATCAGCGCCGAGGAGGCGAGTAGCCACCCCCAGCGCTCGCTGCTCACCCGCGCGCTGGACGGCCGGGACATCGACCCGGAGTACAGCGTCCGGCAGGTCCTTCCCGGCGACCGGTACCTCATCTGCAGCGACGGCCTCTCCGGCGTGGTCAGCGCGGAGACCATCGCGGACACGATGCGTGAGTACACCGACCCGCAGCAGTGCGTCGAGCGGCTGGTGCAGCTGGCGCTCCGTGGCGGTGGGCCGGACAACATCACCGTGATCATCGCCGACGCGACCGACCACGACATCGTCGAGGCCAGCCCGATCGTCGGCGGCGCGGCCGCCCGCGACCGGGGCATGGCCACCTCGGCGGACGTCTCCACCCCGGCGGCCCGCGCCTCGGCCCTGAACGCGCCCCGTCCGCCGGTTCCCGAGGAGCCCTCGGCGAACCGCGACGACGAGCCGGAGCGCCGCCGGCACCGGCCGCTGCGTACGGCCCTGCTGCTGGTCGTCCTGCTCGCCCTCCTCGGCGGCGGTCTCTTCGCCGGCTGGAGCTACACCCAGCGGCAGTACTACGTCGGCGCCACGGACGACGGCCAGCTCGCCGTCTTCCAGGGCGTCCCCGGGCAGATCGCCGGCCTCGACCTCTCCAACGTCCACCGCACCAGCGCCGCCGACCTGGAGGACCTCACCCCGGCCGCCCAGGAGCGGGTGAAGCAGGGCATCCAGGCCAAGAGCGAGTCGGACGCCACCCGGCGGCTGGCCGAGCTGACCGACGACGACCCGGCCAACCCGAACCTGAAGCCGATCTGCCCGCCGAGCCCCACCACCAGCCCCACCGTGACCACGCCGGTGCCCACGGCGACCCCGGCCGCCGGTGGCCGGGTGACCCCGACGCCCTCGGCCGCGCCGAGCGTCACCCCGACCCCGGACGCCCTGCCCACCGATACGGTTCCGCCGGTCCTCGAACCGGCGGGCTGCCGGTCGCCCGAGTGA